In Sphaeramia orbicularis chromosome 7, fSphaOr1.1, whole genome shotgun sequence, one genomic interval encodes:
- the LOC115422274 gene encoding LOW QUALITY PROTEIN: ER degradation-enhancing alpha-mannosidase-like protein 2 (The sequence of the model RefSeq protein was modified relative to this genomic sequence to represent the inferred CDS: inserted 2 bases in 1 codon; deleted 2 bases in 2 codons) yields the protein MRRPFSSWIFPDSKQRLQWILPQFGFDRVPVWHKIRTSVSTRPFLSMRAPVCAALLLVCVLNHGTRAHQFTEDEMDQIRHRIKSMFYHAYNSYLDNAFPYDELRPLTCDGQDTWGSFSLTLIDALDTLQVLENRTEFQRVASLLQDTXDFDIDVNASVFETNIRVIGGLLSAHLLAGRAGMDLEPGWPCSGPLLRMAEDAARKLLPAFQTPTGMRTETVNLLRGVSPTETPVTFTAGVGTFILEFGALSRLTGDPVFEDAARQALRALWKTRSDIGLVGNHIDISSKKWVAQDAGIGAGVDSYFEYLVKGAVMLQDEELLNMFLEYDRAIQNYTRFDDWYLWVHMHKGTVSMPVFQSLEAFWPGLQSLLGNLDSATRTFQNYYSVWRQFGGLPEFYSIPQGYTVDKREGYPLRPELIESAMYLFRATGDHTYLQLGKDALESIEKITKTPCGYASVKDLRDHQLDNRMESFFLAETIKYLYLLFDPTHFLHGGAMEGEGSWEEGGEGGQCVLGAGGFIFNTEAHPLDPAALYCCSRHNQDRHELRHILLSLSQPGRPVAPPPAQTEGPPLGQSESVALKPGDKKSAPLLSCPVQPFSARLSVLGQVFTEST from the exons ATGCGCCGTCCGTTCTCTTCCTGGATTTTTCCGGACAGTAAACAGCGGCTTCAGTGGATTCTCCCTCAGTTCGGGTTTGATCGGGTtccggtgtggcataaaatacggacgTCTGTCTCCACGCGACCGTTTTTGTCCATGCGCGCTCCCGTGTGCGCGGCTCTGCTGCTGGTCTGCGTGTTGAACCATGGGACCCGGGCTCATCAGTTCACAGAGGACGAGATGGACCAGATCAG aCACCGCATCAAGTCCATGTTCTACCACGCCTACAACAGTTACCTAGACAACGCCTTCCCTTATGATGAGCTCCGGCCACTAACCTGTGACGGACAGGACACCTGGGGCAG TTTCTCTCTGACGCTGATCGATGCTCTGGACAC TCTCCAGGTGTTGGAAAATCGGACAGAGTTTCAGCGAGTGGCGTCTCTGCTCCAGGACAC GGACTTTGACATTGACGTCAACGCCTCTGTGTTTGAAACCAATATACGAG TGATAGGTGGGCTGCTCTCTGCTCACCTGTTGGCAGGTCGAGCCGGCATGGACCTGGAACCTGGTTGGCCATGTTCTGGACCATTACTGAGGATGGCAGAGGACGCAGCCAGGAAACTCCTACCAG CGTTCCAGACTCCCACTGGGATGCGTACGGAAACCGTCAACCTGCTGCGCGGCGTCAGTCCCACTGAGACC CCCGTCACCTTCACCGCCGGAGTGGGAACCTTCATC CTGGAGTTCGGCGCTCTGAGCCGACTGACCGGAGACCCGGTGTTCGAGGACGCCGCCCGCCAAGCCCTGAGGGCCCTGTGGAAGACCCGCTCCGACATCGGACTG GTGGGGAACCACATCGACATCTCGTCTAAGAAGTGGGTGGCCCAGGACGCGGGCATCGGGGCGGGCGTGGACTCGTACTTCGAGTACCTGGTCAAAGGAGCCGTGATGCTGCAGGATGAGGAGCTGCTCAACATGTTCTTAG agtaCGACCGCGCCATCCAGAACTACACCCGCTTTGACGACTGGTACCTGTGGGTCCACATGCACAAAGGGACCGTGTCCATGCCAGTCTTCCAGTCTCTGGAGGCGTTCTGGCCCGGTCTCCAG TCTCTGCTGGGGAACCTGGACAGCGCTACCAGAACTTTCCAGAACTACTACTCGGTGTGGAGGCAGTTCGGAGGCCTTCCTGAGTTCTACAGCATCCCTCAGGGCTACACTGTGGATAAGAGGGAGGGCTACCCCCTGAGACCAG AGTTAATAGAAAGTGCCATGTACCTGTTCAGAGCCACAGGTGATCACACCTACCTCCAACTGGGCAAGGACGCCCTCGAGTCCATTGAGAAGATCACCAAGACCCCCTGTGGATACGCCAGT GTTAAAGACCTGCGCGACCACCAGCTTGACAACAGGATGGAGTCTTTCTTCCTCGCCGAAACCATTAAGTATCTCTACCTGCTGTTTGACCCCACCCACTTCCTGCATGGGGGGGccatggagggggaggggtcatGGGAGGAAGGTGGCGAGGGCGGTCAGTGTGTTTTAGGGGCGGGGGGCTTCATCTTCAACACCGAGGCCCACCCTCTGGACCCTGCGGCCCTGTACTGCTGCAGCCGTCACAATCAAGACCGGCACGAGCTCCGACACATCCTGCTCAGCCTATCGCAGCCTGGACGGCCCGTAGCCCCTCCCCCTGCACAGACAGAAGGCCCTCCCCTTGGCCAATCAGAGAGCGTCGCCCTGAAACCAGGAGACAAGAAGAGTGCCCCCCTGCTTTCGTGTCCCGTTCAGCCATTCAGCGCTCGGCTCTCAGTCCTTGGACAAGTTTTCACCGAGAGCACGTGA